A genomic window from Salvelinus sp. IW2-2015 linkage group LG13, ASM291031v2, whole genome shotgun sequence includes:
- the LOC111971279 gene encoding melatonin receptor type 1A-A — translation MRQPTGNIFVVSLAVADLVVAIYPYPLVLTSIFHKGWNLGYVHCQISGFLMGVSVIGSIFNITGIAINRYCYICHSLKYDKLYSDKNSVCYVLLIWALTIVAIVPNLFVGSLQYDPRVYSCTFEQSASSAYTIAVVFFHFILPIMIVTYCYLRIWILVIQVRRRVKPDNRPKLTPHDVRNFVTMFVVFVLFAVCWAPLNFIGLAVAINPEVVVPLIPEWLFVASYFMAYFNSCLNAIVYGVLNQNFRREYKRIVVSVCTARIFFHGSSNDAAERLKXKPSPLITNNNQVKVELV, via the coding sequence gcAACATCTTTGTGGTGAGCCTGGCTGTGGCCGACCTGGTGGTGGCCATCTACCCCTACCCTCTGGTCCTCACCTCCATCTTCCACAAAGGCTGGAACCTGGGCTATGTCCACTGCCAGATCAGCGGTTTTCTCATGGGYGTCAGCGTCATCGGCTCCATCTTCAACATCACCGGCATTGCCATCAACCGCTACTGTTATATATGTCACAGCCTTAAGTACGACAAGCTGTACAGCGACAAGAACTCAGTGTGTTACGTCCTACTCATCTGGGCGTTGACCATTGTGGCCATCGTGCCGAATCTCTTCGTGGGTTCGTTGCAGTATGACCCTAGGGTGTATTCGTGTACGTTCGAGCAGTCGGCGAGTTCGGCGTACACCATCGCCGTGGTCTTCTTCCACTTCATCCTACCGATCATGATCGTCACTTACTGCTACCTGAGGATCTGGATCCTGGTCATTCAGGTTAGGCGACGTGTCAAACCGGACAATAGACCGAAACTGACGCCACACGACGTGAGGAACTTCGTGACTATGTTCGTGGTGTTTGTGCTGTTCGCCGTGTGCTGGGCGCCGCTCAACTTCATCGGGCTGGCGGTGGCCATCAACCCAGAGGTGGTGGTGCCTCTCATCCCTGAGTGGCTCTTCGTGGCGAGCTACTTCATGGCCTACTTCAACAGCTGCCTTAATGCCATCGTATACGGRGTGCTCAACCAGAACTTCCGGCGCGAGTACAAGCGCATTGTGGTGTCGGTCTGCACGGCGCGAATCTTCTTCCACGGCAGCTCCAACGACGCGGCCGAGCGGCTCAAGRGCAAGCCGTCGCCgctcatcaccaacaacaaccagGTCAAGGTGGAGTTGGTGTGA